One window from the genome of Leclercia sp. LSNIH1 encodes:
- a CDS encoding antirestriction protein ArdA: MSTTTPAIYVGTYHKYNCGSLFGKWFDLTDFDDKSDFMEACHDLHSNESDPELMFQDWEGIPEKFASESSVDWDFIEAYKRAVDDGKDQAFVAWVEYTGECDYDQFEEAWCGEAASEEDYAYEFVQEHGLLSELPESLHIYFDYAEYSRDMFLNGLVFLNGHVFRNF; this comes from the coding sequence ATGAGCACTACTACCCCGGCAATTTATGTTGGTACTTACCACAAATACAACTGCGGCAGTCTTTTCGGCAAGTGGTTCGATCTCACCGATTTTGACGATAAGTCAGATTTTATGGAAGCGTGTCACGATTTGCATTCGAATGAGTCCGATCCGGAACTGATGTTCCAGGACTGGGAGGGGATCCCCGAAAAATTCGCTTCAGAAAGCTCAGTTGACTGGGATTTTATTGAGGCCTACAAGCGCGCGGTTGATGACGGTAAGGATCAGGCTTTCGTTGCCTGGGTGGAGTACACCGGTGAATGTGATTATGACCAATTTGAAGAGGCCTGGTGCGGTGAAGCAGCAAGTGAGGAAGATTACGCATATGAATTCGTGCAGGAGCACGGCTTGCTCAGTGAGCTGCCGGAGTCGCTTCATATCTACTTTGATTATGCCGAATACAGCCGGGATATGTTCCTGAATGGTCTGGTATTTCTTAACGGGCATGTCTTCCGCAACTTTTAA
- a CDS encoding DNA polymerase III subunit theta — MSEINLSGLSKDDQDKVAVDLAASGVAYKERLNQPAVPEIIAREQPAHLREYFMERVRHYRQLSLQLPKASDPQYAEMAEANKK; from the coding sequence ATGAGCGAAATTAATCTTTCAGGCCTCTCAAAAGACGACCAGGACAAGGTTGCGGTAGATCTGGCCGCGTCGGGTGTCGCGTACAAAGAGCGTCTGAATCAGCCTGCGGTACCTGAAATTATCGCGCGCGAGCAGCCGGCGCATCTTCGCGAGTATTTTATGGAAAGGGTTCGCCACTACCGCCAGCTGAGCCTGCAGTTGCCGAAAGCGAGCGACCCTCAATATGCTGAGATGGCTGAAGCGAATAAAAAATAA
- a CDS encoding DUF905 family protein, producing MNADVATAPVVLPEGAFTREEARAVAAQYTNVGIENDQVTHFQLVVRDDEGMLKERVWNFQKDGGAWMNRALASYGFRK from the coding sequence CTGAACGCTGACGTTGCCACCGCGCCTGTGGTGCTGCCAGAAGGGGCATTTACCCGAGAAGAGGCGAGGGCTGTTGCGGCGCAGTACACCAACGTCGGTATTGAGAACGATCAGGTAACGCATTTCCAGCTTGTTGTCCGTGATGACGAAGGGATGTTGAAAGAACGTGTATGGAATTTTCAAAAAGATGGCGGGGCGTGGATGAATCGCGCACTTGCAAGCTACGGATTTAGAAAATAG
- a CDS encoding ParB/RepB/Spo0J family partition protein: protein MSVAESKAKSPKQSSRNKASPAQAIAPEVLKSILDATPIEYVNIKNLVISDLNARTIPYSKESVRGLAASIAAIGLLQNLVVHDMPDGKSGVACGGRRTTALELLLEDNLIQPDDVVPVKRVSREIAAAASHAENEQRVAMHPAEQITSFRTLADMGKTASQIGDELGFGSRHVQRMLKLAALAPSLLKLLAEDKLDMEQCQALCLESDQDRQVAVYENLMATYSCASAHLLKRQITESEIAVTDARFGFIGREAYELAGGVVREDLFSAQEGDGTVDRLLVDTLMAEKLEKIALEIQQKEGWAWAMGRPSRINRYGTNDNDYLLLPVPDAVYNPDDSHRLDELTDQLNALDEDSDEAYAVLSEMNLIEHAAEVRGWTDALKSNAGVVASFMEGELYVQRGVCRKADLPEDDAENEDKKASGSVTYVSQPDAAEGISVPLLTKMSSERTLAVQAALMQQPEKAVALMVWRMCCSVFSGCSPQRHPFGISVNVSHYSLTREAPSGNEGLAYTALMTEQARLEELLPEGWRKDFTTFFSLKGDLLMSLMAYCTACSVDGVQTRDMGHTSRSPLDDLEKAIGFHLRDWWQPTKVGYFSRLTHSQIVAAMNDAGSVGAAKDAEKMKKGDAAEHAEFWLKDTRWVPAWLQGPQSDAVKETASVDTETDADNTILAA, encoded by the coding sequence ATGTCAGTTGCCGAGTCTAAAGCAAAAAGCCCTAAACAATCCAGCCGTAATAAAGCCAGCCCTGCGCAGGCCATCGCGCCGGAGGTGCTGAAATCCATCCTCGATGCCACACCGATCGAGTATGTAAATATTAAAAATCTGGTCATTTCAGACCTGAATGCCAGAACCATTCCCTATTCAAAGGAGAGCGTTCGCGGACTGGCTGCGTCCATTGCTGCGATTGGTCTGCTTCAGAACCTCGTTGTCCATGATATGCCAGACGGTAAGTCCGGCGTGGCCTGTGGCGGTCGCCGTACCACGGCCCTTGAGCTGCTCCTTGAAGACAACCTGATCCAGCCGGACGACGTGGTGCCTGTTAAACGCGTATCGCGCGAAATCGCCGCTGCGGCATCCCATGCGGAAAACGAGCAGCGTGTGGCGATGCACCCTGCAGAGCAAATCACGAGCTTCCGCACCCTGGCTGATATGGGCAAAACCGCTTCGCAGATTGGTGATGAACTGGGGTTCGGCTCCCGCCACGTGCAGCGCATGCTGAAACTCGCCGCCCTCGCACCGTCGTTGCTGAAACTGCTGGCTGAAGACAAGCTCGACATGGAGCAGTGTCAGGCGCTGTGCCTTGAAAGCGATCAGGATCGTCAGGTCGCCGTGTATGAAAACCTGATGGCGACTTATTCATGTGCGTCAGCCCATTTACTCAAAAGGCAGATCACCGAGAGTGAAATCGCCGTTACGGATGCCCGTTTTGGCTTCATCGGTCGTGAGGCGTACGAGCTGGCAGGTGGTGTGGTCCGTGAAGATTTATTCAGCGCACAGGAGGGCGACGGGACCGTCGACAGGCTGCTTGTTGACACCCTGATGGCAGAAAAACTGGAGAAAATTGCCCTCGAAATCCAGCAGAAAGAGGGCTGGGCATGGGCGATGGGCCGTCCGTCCAGAATTAACCGTTACGGTACAAATGATAACGACTACCTGCTGCTTCCGGTGCCGGATGCGGTATACAACCCGGATGACAGCCATCGTCTGGATGAACTGACCGATCAGCTTAATGCACTCGACGAGGACAGTGACGAAGCTTACGCCGTCCTGAGCGAAATGAACCTCATTGAACATGCCGCAGAAGTGCGCGGATGGACTGATGCGCTTAAGTCGAATGCGGGCGTGGTTGCCAGCTTTATGGAGGGTGAACTGTACGTGCAGCGTGGCGTGTGCCGTAAGGCTGATCTGCCGGAGGATGACGCAGAGAATGAAGATAAGAAAGCGTCAGGCAGCGTCACATATGTAAGTCAGCCCGATGCTGCAGAAGGGATCAGCGTTCCGCTGCTCACCAAAATGTCATCTGAGCGTACTCTCGCTGTCCAGGCTGCGCTGATGCAACAGCCTGAAAAAGCCGTTGCCCTGATGGTCTGGCGGATGTGCTGTAGCGTTTTCTCCGGCTGCAGCCCACAAAGGCATCCTTTCGGAATCAGCGTTAACGTCTCGCACTACTCGCTGACGCGCGAAGCCCCTTCTGGAAATGAGGGCCTCGCTTACACCGCGCTGATGACAGAACAGGCCCGACTGGAAGAACTGCTGCCGGAAGGATGGCGTAAGGATTTCACAACCTTCTTTAGCCTGAAAGGTGATTTGCTGATGTCGCTCATGGCGTATTGCACTGCCTGTTCCGTTGACGGTGTTCAGACCCGCGATATGGGGCATACGTCGCGCAGCCCACTCGACGATCTGGAAAAGGCGATTGGCTTCCATCTGCGTGACTGGTGGCAACCGACAAAAGTGGGGTATTTCAGCAGACTGACGCACAGCCAGATTGTGGCCGCTATGAATGATGCAGGAAGTGTCGGGGCAGCGAAGGACGCCGAAAAAATGAAAAAGGGCGACGCGGCGGAACATGCTGAGTTCTGGCTGAAAGATACCCGCTGGGTTCCGGCATGGCTACAGGGTCCGCAGTCTGACGCTGTGAAAGAGACCGCTTCCGTTGACACCGAAACCGATGCTGACAACACCATACTGGCTGCCTGA
- the psiB gene encoding conjugation system SOS inhibitor PsiB, which translates to MMSTTNFSLAEMTADDFETARSAGYSFRRELTHTVMAALRLPDNWDIHGEYGSEFGGLFPVQVRFAPTHGLFQMVLCSPGEASDQWLLLMVSGKGHHVVCVRQCDSFDVSELNHALSVADVRHREGYIPSDIIAFLKHEVKL; encoded by the coding sequence ATGATGAGCACAACAAATTTCAGCCTGGCAGAGATGACCGCCGATGACTTCGAAACTGCCCGCTCGGCAGGCTATTCCTTCCGCCGCGAACTGACTCACACCGTCATGGCGGCGCTGAGACTCCCGGATAACTGGGACATTCACGGGGAGTACGGTAGCGAGTTCGGTGGGCTGTTCCCGGTTCAGGTCCGTTTCGCACCGACCCACGGTCTCTTTCAGATGGTGCTGTGCAGTCCGGGGGAGGCCAGTGACCAGTGGCTCCTGTTGATGGTGTCAGGAAAGGGCCATCACGTGGTATGCGTTCGCCAGTGCGACTCTTTCGACGTGTCAGAACTGAATCACGCCCTGAGTGTGGCAGATGTACGCCACCGTGAGGGCTATATCCCTTCCGACATCATCGCCTTCCTGAAGCATGAGGTGAAATTATGA
- a CDS encoding plasmid SOS inhibition protein A, with protein MIPRHLSLVTQRPEREAALRAIMIVEEETENSGRRSRQPYPYARAFFRILTGSSKLSTRSINQVPGVYWLKEDKTPLVRYEEAFDTLIRSRGRHCYAPLDTRLVQIMFPEKAFSLSDRRVKRDRREADLYTRQETRRAREKEDAYQNLVGQAEIDLAFQTPETLRAWYESWSQQEVRDYDMQRMLWTWTERCPSLSHLVRSWYERAYEIVADVRDVAENASPAAKELERWMVPNKITLRSVWP; from the coding sequence ATGATCCCGCGTCATCTCTCACTCGTCACGCAGCGGCCCGAGCGTGAAGCGGCTCTACGCGCCATCATGATCGTGGAAGAGGAGACGGAAAATTCTGGTCGTCGTTCCAGGCAGCCGTATCCCTATGCTCGTGCATTTTTCCGGATTCTGACCGGCAGCAGTAAGTTAAGTACCCGATCAATCAATCAGGTGCCGGGGGTCTACTGGCTGAAAGAGGACAAGACCCCCCTGGTACGCTATGAGGAAGCGTTTGATACCCTGATCCGCTCGCGGGGTCGCCACTGCTATGCGCCGCTAGATACGCGACTGGTGCAAATCATGTTTCCTGAGAAGGCATTCAGCCTGAGCGATCGCCGGGTAAAGCGGGACAGGCGGGAAGCGGACCTGTACACCCGTCAGGAAACTCGCCGCGCGCGCGAGAAAGAGGATGCATACCAGAATCTGGTCGGCCAGGCTGAAATCGATCTGGCATTCCAGACACCGGAAACGCTCCGGGCGTGGTATGAATCGTGGTCGCAGCAGGAGGTGCGTGACTATGACATGCAGCGGATGCTGTGGACATGGACAGAACGCTGTCCGTCGCTCTCTCATCTGGTAAGAAGCTGGTACGAACGGGCGTATGAAATCGTTGCGGACGTTCGGGATGTGGCTGAGAACGCGTCACCGGCGGCGAAAGAGCTGGAACGTTGGATGGTACCGAATAAAATCACGCTGAGGTCGGTATGGCCATAA
- a CDS encoding type I toxin-antitoxin system Hok family toxin, with amino-acid sequence MLIVCLTLLAFTYLTRKSLCEIRLKDGNREVAAVLAYESGK; translated from the coding sequence GTGCTGATAGTGTGTCTCACACTGCTGGCGTTCACTTACCTGACCCGGAAATCGCTCTGCGAAATCCGGCTGAAGGACGGAAATCGGGAGGTCGCTGCCGTGCTAGCCTACGAATCCGGTAAGTAG
- a CDS encoding glycosyltransferase produces the protein MKHEIAVSVIIPVYNAEKTIKSLIEDILIEDRINIEVIIVNDGSSDNTSTIINSIKDGRVQVIEQNNKGVYAARNNGLDKHKGQWVMFLDADDDVSEGFIYNRYIQASSHNADVLLSNAWKLWHEGDNKKPVHTNQPYDEVLSGNAWMSHAVKVREWPHYLWLQIVRSDYIRNNNLSFHDGRSHKDILWTMELALANGRFYISKDMDYTYKYNNESITNRGDYFDVRAECYIDVISKTIGHAKSIKNNDLSVSLFRHALYEARHFLGLYRKKVRDKEKIRRLFVREIAYKDLIKGVYSLSDIFFLLKVFVKTKKFTGASPKLKWIIILLLA, from the coding sequence ATGAAACATGAAATTGCGGTGAGTGTAATAATCCCCGTTTACAACGCAGAAAAAACCATCAAATCCTTGATCGAAGATATCTTGATAGAAGACAGGATCAACATTGAAGTTATTATCGTTAACGATGGCTCCTCAGACAACACGTCAACGATAATTAACTCCATAAAGGATGGCAGGGTTCAAGTGATTGAACAAAATAATAAAGGTGTATACGCGGCCAGAAATAATGGATTAGACAAGCATAAAGGCCAGTGGGTCATGTTTCTGGATGCCGATGACGATGTGTCTGAAGGATTCATTTATAACAGGTATATCCAGGCTTCCAGCCATAATGCTGATGTGCTTTTGTCCAATGCCTGGAAGCTTTGGCATGAAGGCGATAATAAAAAACCCGTGCATACTAACCAGCCTTATGATGAGGTTTTATCCGGCAATGCGTGGATGAGTCACGCAGTAAAAGTCAGGGAATGGCCACATTACCTTTGGTTACAGATAGTTAGATCTGACTATATCAGGAATAACAATCTGTCATTTCATGATGGCCGGAGTCATAAAGATATTTTATGGACGATGGAATTGGCGTTGGCAAATGGGCGTTTCTACATATCAAAAGATATGGACTACACCTACAAGTACAATAATGAATCCATCACAAATCGCGGTGATTATTTCGACGTCCGAGCAGAATGCTATATTGATGTAATATCTAAAACCATCGGTCACGCAAAGTCGATAAAAAATAATGATTTGAGCGTATCGCTGTTTAGGCATGCCCTGTATGAGGCTAGACACTTTCTAGGTTTATATAGAAAAAAGGTGAGGGACAAAGAAAAAATCAGGCGGTTATTTGTTAGAGAAATAGCATATAAAGATTTAATAAAAGGTGTATATAGCCTTAGTGATATTTTCTTTTTACTGAAAGTTTTCGTAAAAACAAAAAAATTCACTGGTGCTAGCCCGAAATTAAAATGGATAATTATATTGCTATTGGCTTAA
- a CDS encoding universal stress protein, giving the protein MNNTVIACVDGSPSTRAVCEYAAWAAALLDSPLSLLHVLEKDAHPAVSDLTGSIGIDSQAHLTEELVKVEGERSRLLMAQGKAILAGCAELLNDAGHADVQLLQKHGALDEILADLGDVRLMVLGRRGTQNPVGSHLERIIRLQKKPVLIVPEAYSTPTKVMFAYDGSDESRKNLTRLTLSPLLNGLVCHIVMVKGDTRTLQEAQNVLQEAGITTESHILEGTSVADALCRYANENGINLIVMGAYGHSPLRRFFIGSNTTAMLEKTQIPLLMLR; this is encoded by the coding sequence ATGAATAATACCGTTATTGCCTGCGTTGACGGTTCGCCGTCGACCCGAGCGGTTTGTGAATACGCGGCATGGGCCGCTGCTCTGCTGGATTCACCTCTGTCGCTGCTGCACGTACTGGAGAAAGATGCGCATCCTGCCGTGTCAGATTTGACCGGAAGCATCGGCATTGATAGCCAGGCTCATCTCACCGAAGAGCTGGTGAAAGTTGAAGGAGAGCGTAGTCGGTTATTAATGGCGCAGGGCAAAGCCATACTGGCTGGCTGTGCGGAGTTGCTGAATGATGCCGGTCATGCTGATGTTCAATTACTGCAAAAACATGGCGCGTTGGATGAAATCCTGGCTGATTTAGGGGATGTTCGCCTGATGGTGCTGGGCCGCCGTGGAACGCAGAACCCGGTTGGCAGCCACCTAGAAAGAATTATTCGGCTGCAGAAAAAACCGGTACTTATCGTGCCGGAGGCTTATTCTACACCGACCAAAGTTATGTTCGCCTATGATGGCAGCGATGAGAGTCGCAAAAACCTGACGCGCCTGACACTTAGCCCGCTACTCAATGGTCTGGTTTGCCACATCGTGATGGTTAAGGGGGATACACGAACCTTGCAGGAAGCACAGAATGTGCTGCAAGAGGCTGGCATTACGACCGAAAGCCACATACTGGAAGGTACATCCGTTGCTGATGCGCTCTGCCGTTACGCTAATGAAAACGGCATTAACCTGATTGTGATGGGTGCCTATGGCCATTCGCCATTGCGGCGATTCTTTATCGGCAGCAACACCACCGCCATGTTGGAAAAAACACAAATTCCACTCTTAATGCTGAGGTGA
- a CDS encoding SulP family inorganic anion transporter, with protein sequence MLLSSTRKDWLGNVRGDVLAGIVVALALIPEAIAFSIIAGVDPQVGLYSAFCIPLIIAICGGRPGMISSSTGAMALLMVTLVKDHGLQYLLAATVLTGVIQLIAGYLKLGSLMRYVSRSVVTGFVNALAILIFMAQLPELTNVTWHVYAMTAAGLGIIYLFPYLNKTIPSPLVCIVVLTGISMWLHLDVRTVGDMGKLPDSLPVFLLPDVPLNFDTLSIILPYSAGLAVVGLLESMMTATIVDDMTDTPSDKNRECKAQGVANIGAAFIGGMAGCAMIGQSVINVKSGGRGRLSALSAGVVLLCMVVFLRDWVSQIPMAALVAVMIMVSIGTFSWRSITNLRSHPLSTSVVMLATVVVVVATHNLAYGVLTGVLIASLNFASKVSRFMAVSSELKASTRTYAVTGQVFFASADRFMSHFDFREAVEHVIIDVSHAHFWDITSVSALDRVVIKFRREGTDVEIRGMNQATRTIIDRFGVHDKPEEVEKLMGGH encoded by the coding sequence ATGTTGCTGTCCTCGACGCGTAAGGACTGGCTGGGTAACGTCCGTGGTGACGTACTGGCCGGTATTGTTGTCGCGCTTGCGCTTATTCCTGAAGCGATCGCCTTTTCCATCATCGCCGGCGTTGACCCGCAAGTCGGGCTCTACTCTGCGTTTTGTATCCCGCTGATAATCGCTATCTGCGGTGGGCGTCCAGGAATGATTTCTTCGTCAACCGGCGCGATGGCACTGCTGATGGTGACGCTGGTGAAAGACCACGGCCTACAGTATCTATTGGCCGCTACTGTGCTTACTGGTGTGATTCAGCTTATTGCTGGTTATTTAAAGCTTGGCAGTCTGATGCGTTATGTTTCGCGCTCGGTGGTTACCGGTTTTGTCAATGCCTTGGCGATCCTGATTTTCATGGCGCAGTTGCCGGAGTTGACCAACGTCACCTGGCACGTTTACGCCATGACGGCGGCCGGTCTAGGCATTATTTATCTGTTCCCGTACCTCAATAAAACCATCCCCTCGCCGCTGGTCTGTATCGTCGTGCTGACCGGGATCTCCATGTGGCTGCATCTGGACGTACGCACCGTCGGCGACATGGGCAAGTTGCCGGACAGTCTGCCGGTCTTCCTGTTACCCGATGTGCCGCTTAATTTCGATACCCTATCAATCATTCTGCCTTATTCCGCCGGCCTTGCTGTGGTGGGGCTGCTTGAGTCGATGATGACCGCGACCATTGTGGATGACATGACCGATACGCCGAGCGATAAAAACCGGGAGTGTAAGGCTCAAGGGGTTGCCAACATTGGCGCTGCATTTATTGGCGGTATGGCCGGATGCGCGATGATCGGCCAGTCGGTGATCAACGTGAAATCCGGGGGGCGTGGGCGTCTCTCCGCACTCTCCGCAGGCGTCGTCCTGCTTTGTATGGTGGTCTTCCTGCGTGACTGGGTTTCGCAGATCCCAATGGCGGCCCTGGTAGCGGTGATGATCATGGTTTCTATTGGCACCTTCTCCTGGCGCTCTATTACCAACTTGCGCAGCCACCCACTGTCAACCAGCGTCGTCATGCTGGCTACCGTAGTCGTGGTGGTAGCAACGCATAATCTGGCGTATGGCGTATTGACTGGTGTGCTGATCGCCTCACTGAACTTTGCCAGCAAAGTGTCCCGTTTTATGGCGGTGTCATCCGAACTCAAAGCGTCAACGCGGACATACGCCGTAACCGGCCAGGTGTTTTTCGCCTCTGCCGATCGGTTTATGAGCCACTTCGATTTCCGTGAAGCGGTGGAGCATGTGATCATTGACGTCTCGCACGCCCACTTCTGGGATATTACGTCGGTCAGCGCACTCGACAGAGTGGTCATTAAGTTCCGCCGTGAAGGTACGGATGTAGAAATCCGTGGCATGAATCAGGCTACCCGCACCATTATTGACCGCTTTGGGGTGCATGACAAACCCGAAGAAGTGGAAAAATTAATGGGCGGCCATTAA